A genomic window from Nocardioides rotundus includes:
- a CDS encoding ABC-F family ATP-binding cassette domain-containing protein: protein MPNMINLERVSKAYGIRPLLDQVSLGISERERIGIVGRNGDGKTTLLQVMAALEPPDSGRVSHTRDLDIGYLHQGDALDDSHSVREAVLGGLADHEWATRPRMREVVRELLAGIPLDRAVHGLSGGERRRCSLAALLLGEHGLLILDEPTNHLDVEAVAWLAEHLVGRGAAVVVVTHDRWFLDAVCQTTWEVHDGVVDSYDGGYAAFVLAKAERQRQAAASEARRQNLVRKELAWLRRGAPARTSKPKFRIDAANALISDVPPPRDRLELQRFATQRLGKDVIDLEDVDLARGDRTLLSHATLRLGPGDRVGIVGVNGAGKTSVLSLLSGELTPDAGRVRTGRTVALQHLDQSLADLGDPSTRVLDAVEGIRRSVRTAEGRDLTATALLERFGFTGDRLTARLGDLSGGERRRFQLLRLLVTEPNVLLLDEPTNDLDIETLNVLEDFLDSWPGTLVVVSHDRYFLERVTDSVWALLGDGRISMLPRGVDQYLEHRRAAPTSHAPASHADRAVDALTSTSTGQSMSLPTPPPGDSSPQEPAAPAARAGSAEERAARKTMARLERQLDRIAAREAELEAAIAEAATDADRLTELGEEYAAVRAERDEVELAWLEAAEAVG, encoded by the coding sequence ATGCCCAACATGATCAACCTCGAGCGCGTCTCCAAGGCCTACGGCATCCGGCCGCTGCTGGACCAGGTCTCCCTGGGCATCTCGGAGCGGGAGCGGATCGGCATCGTCGGCCGCAACGGCGACGGCAAGACCACCCTGCTGCAGGTGATGGCCGCACTCGAGCCGCCGGACTCCGGCCGGGTGTCGCACACCCGCGACCTGGACATCGGCTACCTGCACCAGGGCGACGCGCTCGATGACAGCCACTCCGTGCGCGAGGCCGTGCTGGGCGGGTTGGCCGACCACGAGTGGGCCACCCGGCCGCGGATGCGGGAGGTGGTGCGCGAGCTGCTCGCGGGCATCCCGCTGGACCGCGCCGTACACGGCCTCTCCGGCGGCGAGCGGCGCCGCTGCTCGCTGGCCGCGCTGCTGCTCGGCGAGCACGGCCTGCTGATCCTCGACGAGCCGACCAACCACCTCGACGTGGAGGCGGTGGCCTGGCTGGCCGAGCACCTGGTCGGCCGCGGCGCGGCGGTCGTGGTCGTCACGCACGATCGGTGGTTCCTCGACGCCGTGTGCCAGACCACCTGGGAGGTGCACGACGGGGTCGTCGACTCCTACGACGGCGGGTACGCCGCGTTCGTGCTCGCCAAGGCCGAGCGGCAGCGCCAGGCCGCCGCGAGCGAGGCGCGCCGGCAGAACCTGGTGCGCAAGGAGCTGGCCTGGCTGCGGCGGGGTGCGCCGGCGCGGACGTCGAAGCCGAAGTTCCGGATCGACGCCGCGAACGCCCTCATCTCCGACGTACCCCCTCCGCGTGACCGGCTGGAGCTGCAGCGCTTCGCCACGCAGCGGCTGGGCAAGGACGTGATCGACCTCGAGGATGTCGACCTGGCCCGCGGCGACCGGACGCTGCTCTCGCACGCGACCTTGCGGCTCGGGCCGGGCGACCGGGTCGGGATCGTCGGGGTCAACGGCGCGGGGAAGACCTCGGTGCTCTCGCTGCTGTCGGGGGAGCTGACCCCCGACGCCGGCCGCGTGCGGACCGGCCGGACCGTGGCCCTGCAGCACCTGGACCAGTCGCTGGCCGACCTGGGCGACCCCTCCACGCGGGTCCTGGACGCGGTGGAGGGGATCCGTCGCTCGGTGCGGACCGCGGAGGGGCGGGACCTCACCGCCACCGCGCTGCTGGAGCGGTTCGGCTTCACCGGAGACCGGCTGACCGCGCGGCTCGGGGACCTCTCGGGTGGGGAGCGACGACGCTTCCAGCTGCTGCGGCTGCTGGTCACCGAGCCGAACGTGCTGCTGCTCGACGAGCCCACCAACGACCTGGACATCGAGACGCTCAACGTGCTGGAGGACTTCCTGGACTCCTGGCCCGGGACGCTGGTGGTGGTCTCGCACGACCGCTACTTCCTGGAGCGGGTCACCGACTCGGTCTGGGCCCTGCTCGGCGACGGGCGGATCTCCATGCTCCCCCGCGGGGTCGACCAGTACCTCGAGCACCGCCGCGCCGCCCCTACCTCCCACGCCCCTGCCTCCCACGCCGACCGGGCAGTGGATGCACTCACATCCACCTCGACCGGGCAATCCATGTCACTTCCCACCCCTCCACCGGGCGATTCGAGTCCGCAAGAGCCCGCCGCGCCGGCCGCGCGGGCGGGGTCGGCGGAGGAGCGGGCGGCGCGCAAGACGATGGCTCGGCTGGAGAGGCAGCTGGACCGGATCGCCGCGCGGGAGGCCGAGCTGGAGGCCGCGATCGCCGAGGCCGCCACCGACGCGGACCGGCTGACGGAGCTCGGTGAGGAGTACGCCGCGGTGCGCGCCGAGCGGGACGAGGTCGAGCTGGCCTGGCTCGAGGCCGCCGAGGCGGTCGGCTGA
- a CDS encoding MarR family winged helix-turn-helix transcriptional regulator has protein sequence MQDDVDELVEAWARERPDLDLAPVEVFSRITRLARHLDLARRRAFTEHRMETWEFDVLAALRRAGTPYELSPGRLLRETLVTSGTMTNRVDRLAGRGLVERLPDPDDRRGVLVRLTPEGKEAVDGAFEALLAAEAELLADLSPRDRDRLARLLRPLLAPFS, from the coding sequence ATGCAGGACGACGTCGACGAGCTGGTGGAGGCCTGGGCCCGCGAGCGCCCCGACCTCGACCTGGCGCCGGTCGAGGTCTTCAGCCGGATCACCCGCCTCGCCCGCCACCTGGACCTGGCCCGCCGCCGCGCGTTCACCGAGCACCGGATGGAGACCTGGGAGTTCGACGTGCTGGCGGCGCTGCGGCGCGCGGGGACGCCGTACGAGCTCTCCCCCGGGCGGCTGCTGCGCGAGACGCTGGTGACCAGCGGGACCATGACCAACCGGGTCGACCGGCTGGCCGGTCGCGGGCTGGTCGAGCGACTGCCCGACCCCGACGACCGGCGCGGCGTGCTCGTGCGGCTCACGCCCGAGGGCAAGGAGGCGGTGGACGGGGCCTTCGAGGCGCTGCTCGCCGCCGAGGCGGAGCTGCTCGCCGACCTCTCGCCGCGCGACCGGGACCGGCTGGCCCGCCTGCTGCGCCCCCTCCTGGCCCCCTTCAGCTGA
- a CDS encoding trans-aconitate 2-methyltransferase: MHTWDPDRYLSRADERGRPFLDLLARIGAEDPRLVVDLGCGPGNLTRLLSERWPEAQVTGLDSSPEMVERALAAGVQAEFGDLRDWARPDPLALREPIDVLISNATLQWVPEHLDLLPGLLDRVSHGGWLAFQVPGNFDQPSHTIRDELAAEAPYSEHTAGVAVPSSHDPETYLRALQATGAEADVWETTYFHVLQGEDPVFDWVSGTGARPTLQALPDGLRARFEEELKVRLRAAYPDDGNGVVLPFRRIFAVARKAPARGRA; this comes from the coding sequence GTGCACACCTGGGACCCCGATCGCTACCTGAGCCGGGCCGATGAGCGCGGCCGCCCCTTCCTCGACCTCCTCGCCCGCATCGGCGCGGAGGACCCACGGCTCGTCGTGGATCTCGGCTGCGGTCCCGGCAACCTCACCCGGCTCCTCTCCGAGCGCTGGCCGGAGGCACAGGTGACCGGCCTGGACAGCTCGCCGGAGATGGTGGAGCGCGCCCTGGCCGCCGGTGTCCAGGCCGAGTTCGGCGACCTCCGCGACTGGGCGCGCCCCGACCCGCTGGCCCTGCGCGAACCCATCGACGTCCTGATCTCCAACGCCACCCTCCAGTGGGTCCCCGAGCACCTCGATCTCCTGCCGGGCCTGCTCGACCGGGTCTCGCACGGCGGTTGGCTCGCCTTCCAGGTTCCGGGGAACTTCGACCAGCCCAGTCACACGATCCGGGACGAGCTCGCGGCGGAGGCGCCGTACTCCGAGCACACCGCGGGCGTGGCTGTGCCGTCCTCCCACGATCCGGAGACCTACCTGCGCGCGCTGCAGGCGACGGGGGCCGAGGCGGACGTGTGGGAGACGACGTACTTCCACGTGCTGCAGGGGGAGGACCCGGTCTTCGACTGGGTCTCCGGCACCGGCGCGCGGCCGACGCTGCAGGCGTTGCCGGACGGGCTGCGGGCACGCTTCGAGGAGGAGCTCAAGGTCCGGCTCCGGGCGGCCTACCCCGACGACGGGAACGGTGTCGTGCTGCCGTTCCGCCGGATCTTCGCGGTCGCGCGCAAGGCGCCGGCGAGGGGGCGGGCATGA
- a CDS encoding VOC family protein — MRLHHVQVACPPGGEDAARRFYAAALGMTEVEKPVALRGRGGVWFRGYDDSGGVSAEIHVGVEEPFAPARKAHPALLVDDLDATAERLRAAGFEVDDSQRGTFPPYQRLHTRDPHGNRVEILAEH, encoded by the coding sequence ATGAGGCTGCACCACGTCCAGGTGGCCTGCCCGCCCGGCGGCGAGGACGCCGCGCGCCGGTTCTACGCCGCCGCGCTCGGGATGACCGAGGTGGAGAAGCCGGTCGCGCTCCGCGGTCGCGGCGGCGTCTGGTTCCGGGGGTACGACGACTCCGGCGGCGTCTCAGCTGAGATCCACGTCGGCGTCGAGGAGCCCTTCGCGCCGGCCCGCAAGGCCCACCCGGCCCTCCTGGTGGACGACCTGGACGCGACCGCGGAGCGGCTGCGCGCCGCCGGCTTCGAGGTCGACGACTCCCAGCGCGGCACCTTCCCGCCGTACCAGCGCCTGCACACACGCGACCCGCACGGGAACCGGGTCGAGATCCTGGCGGAACACTGA
- a CDS encoding hotdog fold domain-containing protein, giving the protein MPNVLTLWRTTSRIPGGKRVFSFAFSRMAPYFATIRPRFTVVEPNRAELVIRNRRRVHNHIGTVHAIALCNGLEAVMGALAEASIPADRRWIPKGMEVAYTAKATSDITCIAETDPQQWTSDDPDLPVRVRGVREDGTTVVEGVIRLWVTPRRGSVE; this is encoded by the coding sequence ATGCCGAACGTGCTCACCCTGTGGAGGACCACCAGCCGCATCCCGGGCGGGAAGCGGGTCTTCTCCTTCGCCTTCAGCCGGATGGCGCCGTACTTCGCCACCATCCGCCCCCGCTTCACCGTGGTGGAGCCGAACCGCGCCGAGCTGGTGATCCGCAACCGCCGCCGGGTGCACAACCACATCGGCACGGTGCACGCGATCGCGTTGTGCAACGGGCTGGAGGCGGTCATGGGCGCGCTGGCCGAGGCGAGCATCCCGGCCGACCGGCGCTGGATCCCCAAGGGGATGGAGGTCGCCTACACCGCCAAGGCGACCAGCGACATCACCTGCATCGCCGAGACCGACCCGCAGCAGTGGACCTCCGACGACCCGGACCTGCCGGTGCGGGTGCGCGGCGTCCGGGAGGACGGTACGACGGTCGTCGAGGGCGTCATTAGGCTCTGGGTGACACCGAGGCGAGGGAGCGTGGAGTGA
- a CDS encoding threonine synthase codes for MTGSRLSHLECSRTGETYDADQVQGLSRVGAPLLARYDLEAAAASTGPREIAGRRPDLWRYREVLPVREEANVTSLGEGMTPLVPLPEYGAAIGLPRLLMKDEGLLPTGTFKSRGAAVGVSRARELGVRAVAMPTNGNAGAAWAAYATRAGMDSLIVMPEDAPQITRRECVAAGAELYLVDGLINHAGALVKAAVAEREGYQDVSTLKEPYRIEGKKTMGYELAEQLGWRLPDVVLYPAGGGVGLIGIHKAIREMLAMGWVSGEMPRLVAVQAEGCQPIVKAFETGADESVLEEGTHTVAFGINVPKALGDFLVLDAVRDSEGTAVAVPDEEILAGVRRLAAAEGAFISPEGAACVVAAARLREAGWLAEGDEVVVLNTGAGLVYPSTVPVDVPTLPRDGTIPPG; via the coding sequence GTGACCGGCAGCCGGCTCAGCCATCTGGAGTGCTCACGGACCGGGGAGACCTACGACGCCGACCAGGTGCAGGGGCTGAGCCGGGTGGGGGCGCCGCTGCTGGCGCGCTACGACCTGGAGGCCGCCGCCGCGAGCACCGGCCCGCGGGAGATCGCCGGCCGTCGCCCCGACCTGTGGCGCTACCGCGAGGTGCTGCCGGTCCGTGAGGAGGCGAACGTGACCAGCCTCGGCGAGGGGATGACCCCGCTCGTCCCGCTGCCGGAGTACGGCGCCGCCATCGGGCTCCCGCGGCTGCTGATGAAGGACGAGGGACTGCTGCCGACCGGCACCTTCAAGTCCCGCGGCGCCGCCGTCGGCGTCTCCCGCGCCCGCGAGCTGGGCGTGCGCGCCGTGGCGATGCCGACCAACGGCAACGCCGGCGCCGCCTGGGCGGCCTACGCCACCCGCGCCGGGATGGACAGCCTGATCGTGATGCCCGAGGACGCGCCGCAGATCACCCGCCGCGAGTGCGTGGCCGCCGGCGCGGAGCTCTACCTGGTCGACGGCCTGATCAACCACGCCGGTGCCCTGGTCAAGGCCGCGGTGGCCGAGCGGGAGGGCTACCAGGACGTCTCGACCCTCAAGGAGCCCTACCGGATCGAGGGCAAGAAGACGATGGGCTACGAGCTCGCCGAGCAGCTCGGCTGGCGGCTGCCCGACGTCGTCCTCTACCCGGCCGGCGGCGGCGTCGGCCTGATCGGCATCCACAAGGCGATCCGGGAGATGCTCGCGATGGGCTGGGTCTCCGGCGAGATGCCGCGCCTGGTCGCGGTGCAGGCCGAGGGCTGCCAGCCGATCGTCAAGGCGTTCGAGACCGGCGCCGACGAGAGCGTCCTGGAAGAGGGCACGCACACCGTGGCGTTCGGGATCAACGTCCCCAAGGCGCTCGGCGACTTCCTGGTGCTCGACGCGGTCCGGGACAGCGAGGGGACCGCCGTCGCGGTGCCGGACGAGGAGATCCTGGCGGGGGTGCGCCGCCTGGCCGCGGCCGAGGGCGCCTTCATCAGCCCCGAGGGCGCGGCATGCGTCGTGGCGGCCGCTCGGCTGCGCGAGGCGGGCTGGCTGGCCGAGGGCGACGAGGTGGTGGTGCTCAACACCGGCGCCGGTCTGGTCTACCCCTCGACCGTGCCGGTCGACGTACCGACCCTCCCGCGCGACGGGACGATCCCGCCCGGCTGA
- a CDS encoding amino acid ABC transporter permease produces MSAGGVLFDAPGPRTRARHRVYTVVGTVLLVAVIAFAIWRLAAGGHLGYDKWEVYVTPAYVEAILVDGLLQTLQMAGLAVVAAVVFGVIFGVGKLSDHRAIRWVCWLVVEFFRAVPVLMLMILAFYAIFNRVSDVDSRAYWSVIVALMLYNGAVLAEVFRAGILAVPRGQAEAAYAIGLRKTQVTTLILLPQAVKIMIPAIISQCIVALKDTSLGYYIVAPGLTALIRPIYQRFDNQVATVLVFAGIYIAVNLLLTGLATWVQRRYVGERRILEVSNVAAAPTQA; encoded by the coding sequence ATGAGCGCCGGCGGGGTCCTCTTCGACGCACCCGGGCCGCGCACCCGCGCCCGGCACCGGGTCTACACCGTCGTCGGCACGGTGCTGCTCGTCGCCGTCATCGCGTTCGCGATCTGGCGACTGGCCGCCGGCGGCCACCTCGGCTACGACAAGTGGGAGGTCTACGTCACCCCCGCCTACGTCGAGGCGATCCTGGTCGACGGGCTGCTCCAGACCCTGCAGATGGCCGGCCTGGCGGTGGTCGCCGCGGTCGTCTTCGGGGTGATCTTCGGCGTCGGGAAGCTCTCGGACCACCGCGCCATCCGCTGGGTGTGCTGGCTGGTGGTGGAGTTCTTCCGCGCCGTCCCCGTGCTGATGCTGATGATCCTGGCGTTCTACGCGATCTTCAACCGGGTCAGCGACGTGGACTCCCGCGCCTACTGGTCGGTGATCGTGGCGCTGATGCTCTACAACGGCGCCGTGCTCGCGGAGGTGTTCCGCGCCGGCATCCTGGCGGTGCCCCGCGGCCAGGCGGAGGCGGCGTACGCCATCGGCCTGCGCAAGACCCAGGTCACCACGCTGATCCTGCTGCCGCAGGCGGTGAAGATCATGATCCCGGCGATCATCAGCCAGTGCATCGTGGCGCTGAAGGACACCAGCCTCGGCTACTACATCGTCGCGCCGGGGCTCACCGCGCTGATCCGGCCGATCTACCAGCGCTTCGACAACCAGGTCGCCACCGTCCTGGTCTTCGCCGGCATCTACATCGCGGTGAACCTGCTGCTGACCGGCCTGGCGACCTGGGTGCAGCGGCGCTACGTCGGCGAGCGGAGGATCCTCGAGGTCAGCAACGTCGCGGCGGCGCCCACGCAGGCGTGA
- a CDS encoding amino acid ABC transporter permease gives MDTVLENFDQVLRAFGYTVLIFLFSAVLSLLLGLLLVSMRVGPVAVLRRAAATYVTVVRNTPLLLVFMFFAVAGPKIGLRFNWLDVTVAGFDLNSFFASAVVSLGLYSAAFVCEALRSGVNAVPLGQAEAARAIGLPFGGVLREVVLPQAVRAAVPPLASTLIAQLKNTSVAAVFGVAEAVSRMRSFTNEYTTDRWWIFIAFALGYVILVELLSAVSMLLERRWRIA, from the coding sequence ATGGACACCGTCCTGGAGAACTTCGATCAGGTGCTGCGCGCGTTCGGCTACACCGTGCTGATCTTCCTCTTCAGCGCGGTGCTCTCGCTGCTGCTGGGGCTGCTGCTGGTCTCGATGCGGGTCGGGCCGGTCGCGGTGCTGCGCCGGGCCGCGGCCACCTACGTCACCGTGGTGCGCAACACCCCGCTGCTGCTCGTCTTCATGTTCTTCGCCGTCGCCGGGCCCAAGATCGGGCTGCGGTTCAACTGGCTCGACGTCACCGTCGCCGGCTTCGACCTCAACTCCTTCTTCGCCTCGGCGGTGGTCTCGCTGGGCCTCTACTCCGCGGCGTTCGTCTGCGAGGCGCTGCGCAGCGGGGTGAACGCAGTGCCGCTGGGCCAGGCGGAGGCGGCGCGGGCGATCGGGCTCCCCTTCGGCGGGGTGCTGCGCGAGGTGGTGCTGCCGCAGGCCGTGCGGGCCGCCGTACCTCCCCTGGCGAGCACCCTGATCGCGCAGCTGAAGAACACCTCGGTGGCCGCCGTCTTCGGGGTCGCCGAGGCGGTCTCCCGGATGCGCTCGTTCACCAACGAGTACACCACCGACCGCTGGTGGATCTTCATCGCCTTCGCCCTCGGCTACGTCATCCTGGTCGAGCTGCTCTCGGCCGTCTCCATGCTCCTGGAGCGCCGCTGGAGGATCGCATGA
- a CDS encoding glutamate ABC transporter substrate-binding protein, whose amino-acid sequence MRVRSTVAAMATTGLMLALAACGDAGGGSAGDGPDVEVKEDAASQFDDGTKMKELADAGKIKVGVKYDQPGLGYKDAASDVPTGFDIEMAKILVASLGIDPEDTSKVEWVETISDNREPFLQDGTVDLVLATYSITDERRQLVGQAGPYMVTGQQLLVPADSDVESTEDLQGKRVCAASGSTSLENIEAEGMKGVPLDSYTDCVDRLMSGGVDAVSTDGSILAGLAAENEGELKVVGEPFSEERIGVGYNKDNPEMCQWIVDTLTQANEDGQWAEAFESTLGPSGVETPEFPEMDSCES is encoded by the coding sequence ATGAGAGTCAGGAGCACCGTCGCCGCGATGGCGACCACGGGGTTGATGCTCGCCCTGGCCGCCTGCGGGGACGCCGGCGGCGGCAGCGCCGGGGACGGCCCCGACGTCGAGGTCAAGGAGGACGCCGCCTCGCAGTTCGACGACGGGACCAAGATGAAGGAGCTGGCCGACGCGGGCAAGATCAAGGTCGGCGTGAAGTACGACCAGCCCGGGCTGGGCTACAAGGACGCCGCCTCCGACGTCCCGACCGGCTTCGACATCGAGATGGCCAAGATCCTGGTGGCCAGCCTCGGCATCGACCCGGAGGACACCTCCAAGGTGGAGTGGGTGGAGACCATCTCCGACAACCGCGAGCCGTTCCTGCAGGACGGGACCGTCGACCTGGTGCTGGCGACGTACTCCATCACCGACGAGCGGCGCCAGCTGGTCGGCCAGGCCGGCCCCTACATGGTCACCGGCCAGCAGCTGCTCGTGCCCGCCGACAGCGACGTCGAGAGCACCGAGGACCTCCAGGGCAAGCGGGTGTGCGCCGCCTCCGGCTCCACCTCGCTGGAGAACATCGAGGCCGAGGGCATGAAGGGCGTGCCCCTGGACAGCTACACCGACTGCGTCGACCGGCTGATGAGCGGCGGCGTGGACGCGGTGTCCACCGACGGCTCCATCCTCGCCGGGCTCGCCGCGGAGAACGAGGGCGAGCTCAAGGTGGTCGGCGAGCCGTTCTCCGAGGAGCGGATCGGCGTCGGCTACAACAAGGACAACCCGGAGATGTGCCAGTGGATCGTGGACACGCTCACCCAGGCCAACGAGGACGGCCAGTGGGCTGAGGCCTTCGAGTCCACGCTCGGCCCCTCGGGCGTGGAGACGCCGGAGTTCCCCGAGATGGACTCCTGCGAGTCCTGA
- a CDS encoding amino acid ABC transporter ATP-binding protein — translation MTVPAAEPAARPTGEPLVVLSDVNKHFGSLHALKDIDLTVHRGEVVVVIGPSGSGKSTLCRTINRLEPIDDGSITIDGEELPQEGKELARLRADVGMVFQSFNLFAHKTVLENVTLGPIKVRGLSRADAETEARRLLDRVGVGHQAEKYPAQLSGGQQQRVAIARALAMDPKVMLFDEPTSALDPEMIKEVLDVMVELAEQGMTMVVVTHEMGFARTAAHRVVFMSDGAIVEENTPEEFFGNPRSERARDFLSKILQH, via the coding sequence ATGACGGTCCCTGCCGCCGAGCCCGCCGCGCGTCCCACGGGCGAGCCCCTGGTCGTCCTCAGCGACGTGAACAAGCACTTCGGCTCGCTGCACGCCCTCAAGGACATCGATCTGACCGTCCACCGCGGCGAGGTCGTGGTAGTCATCGGCCCGTCCGGCTCGGGCAAGTCCACGCTGTGCCGCACGATCAACCGGCTGGAGCCGATCGACGACGGCTCGATCACCATCGACGGCGAGGAGCTCCCCCAGGAGGGCAAGGAGCTGGCCCGGCTGCGCGCGGACGTCGGCATGGTCTTCCAGAGCTTCAACCTGTTCGCGCACAAGACCGTCCTGGAGAACGTCACCCTCGGCCCGATCAAGGTGCGCGGGCTGAGCCGGGCGGACGCGGAGACCGAGGCGCGCCGGCTGCTCGACCGGGTCGGCGTGGGCCACCAGGCGGAGAAGTACCCCGCCCAGCTCTCCGGCGGCCAGCAGCAGCGGGTGGCGATCGCCCGCGCCCTGGCGATGGACCCGAAGGTGATGCTCTTCGACGAGCCGACCTCGGCGCTGGACCCGGAGATGATCAAGGAGGTCCTCGACGTGATGGTCGAGCTCGCCGAGCAGGGCATGACCATGGTCGTGGTCACCCACGAGATGGGCTTCGCGCGTACGGCGGCACACCGGGTGGTCTTCATGTCCGACGGCGCGATCGTGGAGGAGAACACCCCCGAGGAGTTCTTCGGCAACCCGCGCTCGGAGCGCGCCCGCGACTTCCTCAGCAAGATCCTGCAGCACTGA
- the miaB gene encoding tRNA (N6-isopentenyl adenosine(37)-C2)-methylthiotransferase MiaB, with protein MTSTAAQPRTYEVRTYGCQMNVHDSERLTGLLEDAGYVAAGDDEQADVVVFNTCAVRENADNRLYGNLGHLAPVKAQRPGMQIAVGGCMAQKDRDQVVRRAPWVDVVFGTHNIGSLPALLERARVQEEAQVEILESLEVFPSTLPTRRESPYAAWVSISVGCNNTCTFCIVPSLRGKEQDRRPGDILAEIRALVADGVQEVTLLGQNVNSYGVGFGDRQAFSKLLRACGEIDGLERVRFTSPHPAEFTDDVIEAMAQTPNVMHQLHMPLQSGSDRVLKAMRRSYRQRKFLGILERVRTAMPDAAISTDIIVGFPGETEEDFQATLDVVREARFAQAFTFQYSIRPGTPAATMPDQVPPEVVKERYQRLAALVEEIAWEENKRLVGTQVELMVAEGEGRKDAATHRLSGRGPDNRLVHFNPELSTSADSGSTGADWASTSADSAIRPGDMVTVEITYAAPHHLVAEGPVLAVRRTRSGDAWAARNGRAPAEPAAAVGLGMPGVGVPAPLPPAPSCG; from the coding sequence ATGACCAGCACCGCCGCCCAGCCCCGCACCTACGAGGTCCGCACCTACGGGTGCCAGATGAACGTTCACGACTCCGAGCGCCTGACCGGGCTGCTGGAGGACGCCGGGTACGTCGCCGCCGGTGACGACGAGCAGGCCGACGTGGTCGTCTTCAACACCTGTGCGGTGCGGGAGAACGCCGACAACCGGCTCTACGGCAACCTCGGCCACCTGGCGCCGGTCAAGGCCCAGCGACCGGGGATGCAGATCGCGGTGGGTGGCTGCATGGCGCAGAAGGACCGCGATCAGGTGGTGCGGCGCGCCCCGTGGGTCGACGTCGTGTTCGGCACCCACAACATCGGGTCCCTCCCGGCGCTGCTGGAGCGCGCGCGGGTGCAGGAGGAGGCCCAGGTCGAGATCCTGGAGTCGCTGGAGGTCTTCCCCTCCACGCTCCCGACCCGGCGGGAGTCGCCGTACGCCGCCTGGGTGAGCATCTCGGTCGGCTGCAACAACACCTGCACCTTCTGCATCGTGCCCAGCTTGCGTGGCAAGGAGCAGGACCGCCGGCCAGGGGACATCCTGGCCGAGATTCGCGCACTGGTGGCCGACGGCGTTCAGGAGGTCACGCTGCTGGGGCAGAACGTCAATTCGTACGGCGTGGGCTTCGGCGACCGGCAGGCCTTCTCCAAGCTGCTGCGCGCCTGCGGGGAGATCGACGGGCTGGAGCGGGTGCGCTTCACCTCGCCGCACCCGGCCGAGTTCACCGACGACGTGATCGAGGCGATGGCGCAGACACCGAACGTGATGCACCAGCTGCACATGCCGCTGCAGTCCGGCTCGGACCGGGTGCTCAAGGCGATGCGCCGGTCCTATCGGCAGCGGAAGTTCCTCGGGATCCTGGAGCGGGTGCGTACGGCGATGCCGGACGCGGCCATCTCCACCGACATCATCGTCGGCTTCCCCGGCGAGACCGAGGAGGACTTCCAGGCCACCCTCGACGTGGTGCGCGAGGCGCGCTTCGCGCAGGCGTTCACCTTCCAGTACTCCATCCGGCCCGGCACGCCCGCCGCCACGATGCCGGACCAGGTGCCGCCGGAGGTGGTGAAGGAGCGCTACCAGCGGCTCGCCGCCCTGGTCGAGGAGATCGCCTGGGAGGAGAACAAGCGGCTCGTCGGCACGCAGGTCGAGCTGATGGTCGCCGAGGGGGAGGGGCGCAAGGACGCCGCCACCCATCGGCTCTCGGGGCGCGGCCCGGACAACCGGCTGGTGCACTTCAACCCGGAGCTGTCGACAAGCGCCGACTCGGGGTCAACTGGCGCCGACTGGGCGTCAACAAGCGCCGACTCGGCGATTCGGCCGGGGGACATGGTGACGGTGGAGATCACCTACGCCGCGCCGCACCACCTGGTGGCGGAGGGGCCGGTGCTGGCGGTCCGCCGTACCCGCTCCGGGGACGCCTGGGCGGCCCGCAACGGCCGGGCGCCCGCCGAGCCGGCGGCGGCCGTCGGGCTGGGCATGCCGGGGGTCGGCGTACCCGCTCCGCTCCCGCCCGCCCCCTCCTGCGGCTGA